From one Dermacentor andersoni chromosome 1, qqDerAnde1_hic_scaffold, whole genome shotgun sequence genomic stretch:
- the LOC126544217 gene encoding uncharacterized protein: protein MSAKENRGGGQTCCVPGCSNNTRKDKNISFHGFPKDNKLKQEWVRRINRQGSEGRFTLWKPSKHHKICGAHFNTSGRKGYMDRLPTIFPHRVYAERTPAVVTGAGKRRRIKRVVAMSQEAYIQDELCICGTVEVESQQHNLSATSPVLLPAASPSSMHPQLPADYDHMYSMGPASEAAHRYQARAAELVTRCQQLQQENEKLRQNTSFLEEEVAKLRSLLHKEKTGRARDKQTTKQSSHIEDLVKDDKQLRFYTGFSSLKRFECFVAFICSKHRTTNSPAGRRPMLSVRNC, encoded by the exons ATGTCCGCAAAGGAGAATCGCGGTGGCGGTCAAACATGTTGCGTGCCCGGCTGtagcaacaacacaagaaaggACAAAAACATATCATTCCACGGATTCCCCAAGGACAACAAGCTGAAGCAAGAATGGGTGCGCAGGATAAATCGGCAAGGCTCGGAAGGACGATTTACCTTGTGGAAGCCTTCAAAGCACCACAAAATATGTGGTGCGCATTTCAACACAAGCGGGCGCAAGGGATACATGGATCGTCTCCCCACGATCTTTCCACACCGAGTGTATGCAGAACGGACACCTGCTGTGGTTACGG GCGCTGGGAAACGACGCCGTATAAAGCGCGTCGTGGCGATGTCGCAGGAAGCCTATATCCAGGACGAACTCTGCATTTGTGGCACGGTTGAAGTGGAATCTCAGCAAC ACAACCTCTCAGCtacttcacctgtgcttcttccAGCTGCTTCTCCATCAAGCATGCATCCCCAGCTACCAGCAG ACTACGACCATATGTATTCCATGGGACCAGCATCAGAGGCAGCACATCGTTACCAAGCAAGGGCTGCAGAGCTTGTAACTAGGTGTCAACAACTACAGCAAGAGAATGAAAAGCTGAGACAGAATACCAGTTTCCTTGAAGAAGAAGTAGCTAAACTGCGTTCTTTGCTGCACAAGGAAAAGACTGGGAGGGCTAGAGATAAGCAGACAACTAAGCAAAGTTCTCATATTGAAGACTTAGTCAAGGATGACAAGCAGCTTAGGTTTTACACTGGCTTCTCCTCACTGAAGCGCTTTGAATGCTTCGTTGCATTTATCTGTTCCAAGCACAGAACAACGAACTCGCCAGCTGGCCGACGACCTATGCTTAGTGTGAGGAACTGCTGA
- the LOC126544210 gene encoding uncharacterized protein: MCIAPAAKTFFFKLHTSTLPVKTWLQEKGLYIPWNTNCRLCNQPETIEHCFILCCDPFLFWDILQRTIKKDFPLTCYGIRFLPFKKTASNTPYDLFMLLGLYSLCRSRMIDRHSEPPRSTRSIFREETAQVRSVVATYDPVPEWISRLDACVCLPEF, from the coding sequence atgtgcatagcgccagcagcgaaaacgtttttctttaagctgcacacctccacactgccagttaaaacgtggcttcaggaaaaaggactgtATATACCTTGGAATACAAATTGTAGgctttgcaatcaacccgagacaatagaacattgctttatactttgttGTGACCCATTTCTTTTTTGGGACATTTTACAAAGAACTatcaaaaaagactttcctctcacatgttatggtatccggttccttccgttcaaaaagacagccagtaatacaccgtatgatttgtttatgttattaggactttattcattatgtagaagtcgaatgatcgacagacattccgagccacctcgctcgacaaggtctatcttccgagaagagactgctcaagtccgtagtgtggtggctacatatgatcccgtccctgaatggatttcgcgtctggacgcttgtgtttgtttgccagaattttga
- the LOC126545674 gene encoding uncharacterized protein, with protein MLSAGNSVSAPGRGSSTPFLNEDASYKVVLPRVPTGNDVLNSIFLHADLSGRPYRAPDFRDALLEIVNTSDIVGVGQYQMSHVWMVTCASSAAKQTLVACGELRVKGLKCMVIDPETKNIKLKLLWLPPHLEPRRVEEAFQAYGQVKSVEREVWRCTGMEQWVTTNREVSLVLKDTITVTSIPHIMSIYGHQCLVLIPGRPPLCLRCKRVGHVRRQCRTPRCLQCRRFGHSADACVSTYANKLRSGQYSADEPQLDHLMDSTEVVDATGETTGGIKDEDQESLKPMPTSHNSSSNTSEATGQDDSRSQESATKKSKGSKTTDIPVAKGDETQKL; from the exons atgctctctgctggaAACAGCGTATCGGCCCCAGGCCGAGGATCGTCGACCCCGTTTTTGAACGAAGATGCAAGCTACAAAGTTGTCCTCCCGCGTGTACCAACCGGTAACGATGTTTTGAATTCTATTTTCCTTCATGCGGACTTGAGTGGCAGACCATACCGTGCTCCCGACTTCCGAGACGCTCTGCTTGAGATAGTGAATACTTCAGATATTGTAGGTGTCGGACAGTATCAAATGAGCCATGTATGGATGGTTACTTGCGCTAGTAGTGCGGCAAAACAGACTCTCGTCGCCTGTGGTGAGCTCCGCGTCAAAGGGCTGAAGTGTATGGTGATAGATCCGGAGACTAAAAACATCAAGCTTAAATTACTATGGCTTCCACCTCACCTTGAACCACGACGCGTTGAAGAGGCGTTCCAGGCCTATGGTCAGGTGAAGTCGGTGGAGAGAGAAGTATGGAGATGCACTGGCATGGAACAGTGGGTGACAACAAACCGGGAGGTTTCCTTGGTGCTCAAGGACACCATCACCGTAACCTCAATACCGCACATTATGTCCATTTATGGACACCAGTGCCTTGTACTTATCCCCGGTAGGCCTCCGCTGTGCCTTCGTTGCAAGCGCGTGGGACACGTTCGACGACAATGCAGAACACCGAGATGCTTACAGTGCCGCCGATTTGGTCACTCAGCGGACGCCTGCGTGTCCACCTACGCCAATAAGCTTCGTTCTGGGCAATATAGCGCAGACGAGCCACAACTGGACCATCTCATGGATTCTACAGAGGTAGTAGATGCCACCGGAGAGACTACAGGTGGCATTAAGGACGAGGACCAGGAGTCCTTGAAGCCAATGCCAACCAGTCACAACAGCTCAAGTAATACTAGCGAAGCTACCGGCCAGGATGACTCA CGTAGTCAGGAGAGTGCCACAAAGAAGTCCAAAGGGAGCAAGACCACAGATATACCTGTGGCCAAGGGCGATGAAACACAAAAGCTTTAG